The window GGATCGTTcatacatggtataaatacaccaaaaatatgatttttagagGACTTTTGACCTACGGAAGATTGAAAGAGCATTGGAGACTCAAAGCACAAGGATTCATCATTCTTTCCTTAACAaacacccgagtttggattgaattcatattattttgttattcaaCTTTATTTGTGGTGAATTTCTCCATGAATATGGAGTAGTTTCCATAGGGTTTAACGGATATGgtattttgattgatatttgtggattttaactctagttctttaCTTGAATTCATTTATGGAACTTTGAATTGGTTGCAACTTTATTCAccagtttatttaatcgaaagaggaattttGTGGTGAttatcttgtattattttattttgtttaatttagtgattcttttaagtaattgaaagagcttgttgaattattgattaaatcgAGTTAGGAGAATATTCAAGAGACGTTTTCCTAAAGACTAATCCATAAATGCATGCTTACATATTTTTATAGTGCTTATATTACTTACctcgtagagttaagatttaatcgagagaggagtcttgaatacacgtttgaactaatcatcggGTGAATTCGTaagaatcattagaacattagagtgaATTGAACTAGAGTTGGATCCAATtagctatcttgcacctatcatgtCACGACCTTTATATCTCCCATTGATATTTTAGTGTTGCTCAACTCTTGTCTTCCGGTGATCAATTATTAATTGTTTTAGTTTCATacttaattttagttattaatcatccCAACTAACGTGTTAATTATCCTGAATAGTGTTAAGCAAGAAATTacttgaacattatttaaatccaatccctgtgaagacgataattaaactatactatctttggctagcaaGCATTAATTTCGTGTTGTATTTTGCGCTTGTCCTCTGTCTCCTGAAACCTTCATTCATATCCATGTAAACATCTTCATAAATATCACCTTGCAAAAAGGCATTGTATTTCCACCATTTGGTATAGATTCCAACCTTTAGAAATAGCTAAGGCTTTGATTGACCTCATAGTTACCATCTTCTCCACATGAAAGAAAGTATCATGATACTCTTGTTGGCTATATATTTTGGCAACAAGTCGAGCCGTGAACCTTTTAATGTCTCTATTTTCTTGGTACTTGATCTTGTATACCCATTTGGATTCTACAGTGTGTTTCTCTGATGGTATCTGAATCTCCCATCAAGACTGATGCCTTTTCTCTTGCAGCAAACTTATTTCCCTTGGGAACAACTAAAGCAAAACATAAGTACCCTACAACTCTCAGATGATTCAAGGATGGAGGCTTGGCATATAATATCTCATAAGGACTTTTTCCTTTAATAGATGAGGAAGGCAACATGTTCATTAGATATACTACAGTAGTTACACCGATTCCCTAATATataattggtatttttgattGAAATCATAGTGCTCTTGCTACATCTAAGATGTGCCTGTGTTTTCTCTCTTACATCTAAGATGTACCTGTGCTTTCTCTCTATacctccattttgttgtggagtgtaAGCATATCTGCTTTGATGCAATATTCCAAAACTCTATAACAGCTCATTGCACTTTGAGTTGAAGAACTCTGTTCCATTATCAAATCTTAACACTTTTACCATTGCTCCAAACTGGTTTCTTACCATTGATAGTTAGTTTTTAATTGAAATGATTGTTTCAGATTTGAGTTGCAGTAGATGAATCCAAGTAAACCTACTAAAGTCATCCACAATAGTAAGAAAGTAATACTTCTTGTCATAGGTAGGTATTTTATAAAGGCCCCATAGGTCCATGTGGACAAGATCAAAAGGAGATACTGCCCTAAAAATACATGTAGGAAACAACAATCTAGTTTGTTTAGCTAAGAAACACACATGACAATTATTCAGAAGATCACTATTTACACAATGCTTCCTAACCAATCCATACACTTCATAGCTGAAGCTGAGGGGTGACCAAGCCTTTGGTGCCATAATCTGCAATCCTCCTTCATTGTAATTGTTGTTGCTACATTACAACCtctattgttgttattactgctACCTTTGACAATGTACAAACCACCCGTCTCCTTACCAATCCACTTCACTCTACCACTGTAAAGCTCCTGGAAGAGGACAAAAGTCAGGAAAAAATTCACTGAGCACCGTAGTTCTCTTGTGAGTTTGGATACTAACATGAggttaaatttgaaatttggtaCATATAGGACATCGTTTATAACCTCAATACCAAATAAAAATGCATGGCCTGTATGAGAAATAGGAATCTTATCTCCAGTAGGAAAATGTATTGTGCCTTTAGATTATTTCCTAGTGTTATTATTTGTTAACAAATCCTTAGATGCAGCTATGTGATGTGTGGCACCTGAGTCCATAATCCACTCACTTGTAATACTTTTAGACATGAAGAAATCTGTAATACCAGCCATATTGGTTTGATTGTCAGATGGCTTCTTGTTGTACAATGCTAAGATCTACCTGTATTGTTCCTCTGTGAAGAATTGTCCCTTTCCAGCAAAAATATCCTGCAAGTCACAGCTAGAAGAACATTGATTATGCATTACCTGCATTACTTCCACTACCTGCAATGCTAGAAACATTGTTGACAACATTAAAGTGTGGAGTTCCTCGACCAAATTTTATACTTGCACCACCATTTCCACGACCAAACTGCCCAGTACTAGGCTGATTGAATCTTTCCTTTCCCTTAAAGTCTTCAAGATATCCAGTGAGCTAATTATAGCAATTTTCCTTGTTGTGGCTTTTGTAGCCACAATATTCACACTGTAGAAAAAGCTTCTTTTCCTTGTAGTCTTGACCACGGCCAACTTGCATAGCCACTACTTCATTCTTATCACTCATTACACCCATACCAGGAGATTGTCTAGATTTATCTTCAATTACCATTACATAAGCTTGATTGATGGAAGGCAAATTCGACTTCATAAGGATCTATCTTCTAGCTTGATCATAAGAATCGTTTAATCTACTAAGGAATTGCAACAATCTTTACTTTTCTAGATGATCAAAATAATCCCTTGAATTGGCCTTAGGTACCATAGCATTATACTCAATCCACAAATCCTTCAATTTTGTGAAGTAACATGAAACATAATCTACACCTATTGAGAGAGTGGCAATGGCCCGATGCAGCTGAAATATTCTCCCGCGATTTACTTTATTAAATCTCTCTCTCAAGTCTTCCCACACGAGGTGAGCatttgaagcatatgcaattccACATAGGAGTTCTGTGGACACTGTGTTCATAAGCCATGAAAGGATAATGGCATTACAAGTATCCCATTGCTCTTGTAACTCTACAGTGCATGATTCCATCGTACAAGTGCCATTCACAAACCCTAGCTTTCTCTTCCCAAGCAGGGCAATTTTCATCGTCCTACTTCATATCCCGTAATTcttagattttgtgagtttcacaGGGATCAAATCTGTAACAGCCGaacccgctagtgatattgtccgctttgagCCTAGGCCTTCACGGATTTAAAAAGTGTCACTAGGGTATAcgacttgttaacttatatacccaatatccctcttgtgttttgccgatgTAGGATTCTGTCTAAAGTTTGAGGTGTTACATACACCCACTCTTATGGACTTAGCGTCCTCGCTGAGGTTTGCCCTACCACGTgggattttcctagactcaacaCTAAGGTTTGCCCCCACCTAATCGGGATTTGCCTAAACTAGGATGAACTCTGACCCACTATCGGCATGTCTAACACaagagtggctctgataccatctatAACAGCCCATTTTCTGAACAATCCGTGACCGGCACCCGATTACTAAACATGACCAAGTGAACCATCTgcgcttatcaaatctattataacttcaaGCTTATATGCAATAAGGCAATACTTTAACCAAAtagttttaaataatttaaatgtcTAAAATAAACCAACTCTAAAACTTTACTCTTAGTAACCACTGAAATACTACTaagttataataaaaatatatatgaatcttaacccaacgattgtgtctatgaagcctctactgataaactgacgcactgctcaggacatgagatttcttggccagttctctaagtaaacaaagaaataggtAAATAATGTCGACTCAAAGGATTACTCcgcgaacaaaagcggagctcaccaatagcactagAAGTTTGAGAAGTCCTAACATGTAGCCTGCTCGCCTACAAAACTGATTCCTAcattgtaccgcagaccaacataggttcccaaaagagaacgtcagtaccatctaTTGTACTCAATGAGTCTCTACGACATGAGACGAactttaataatatatatattatgagcaaagattctaaatgcatgtaaaacataaagcttataagaacaattctaaaataattccataatagtagtttatgaatattctaaaagaaattctttttttttcttttttataaaaaaaatacttcactttatactttgggagttccaataATCCTGACTTAATTTTGTCTCAGATACCGTGTGACGACATGGGTTCGATcctaacctgatcgaataggcccaatccacgaggtatcaatcgcttcatggttctcagcgctcatgtacCATACCTTAGCTTGGCTTGgcaaattctcagcaacgagaccctcagctcgtgtgctccctactttggcacaagtagtttcaggaagtcaacgccttgatCAGTACCCTtggcctggacgatgaccccttctcagaatataGGATActccaaaaaaaaattctaaacttcttctTGTAACTTTTCAAGTATAAATCTTTTCTGAAATATcctatacatactcatactagtatccttaaatgtaaagcatgacataagaatgaaataaatattcaaaagtatatctaaagattcttgctccttcataaattttcaacatgaaaatggcatataagaataacacaaaaatttgaatatttatgaatatatatcataataaatcatctaaactttagctagaaCAATTCTATGTTGATAGGTACTCTCTCGCTCCAATTAAGTACATATAAtctcttttaagcaattcatcaaacaccttgtatgcgtgcttttgtgagttaaaccactttagtaaagggttatatcaactcacctcaaaactccttGAGCCAATACATAGGCCCAGTTCAATTTATACCCGTCAAACAattgattctacaacaaccagtgcatttgaattaattttaaagtttcatGCCTAAACATGGAACTTACTGTTGATACAGAGgaagaagggaattaactattcaattcttacctattACTATTGTAGGATGATTGACAATAAGGAATCTTATATACTTGAGTTCAAGAATAAGTGAGTTGTAAAGGACTCTAGAATTTTCCATGCGTGAGTAACTTTGTGGCTGCCTCCGTTTCACAAAGGGCTTTAAGTTTTTGCCTGCGTGAGAAAACAGAATGCTTTCTGTTTTGTTCAAGGCATTAAGCCCTTTGTTTTCCTGTCAATACTCACTTTATGGGTTAGTCACGTGcacttttttctttgttttatttgtttGCTTTTTTTTATCTAGTATTTAATTATACCCACTTCTAATAATTAATAATcctaaaattattaatattccccTATTTATATATCCAATTCTTTATAAATAGAAAAGTAACTAAAAATCAATCACAAGGGTTTAACTCcgtaatagaagtataatttaagattaaaaaaataaattatatatttagtgtgtcttgaaacttttatagatttgaggactattacaatcttccctccttaaaaacattcatcctcgaatgttgctaTGGCCTTATTCTTAAGCTAACAATCATTCCTTAGGTCCTTGAACTTCTTAAATTTCTTAGCACTACTCACTTTTCCAAGGGActcaaaattttggct of the Nicotiana tabacum cultivar K326 chromosome 7, ASM71507v2, whole genome shotgun sequence genome contains:
- the LOC142161997 gene encoding uncharacterized protein LOC142161997; translation: MKIALLGKRKLGFVNGTCTMESCTVELQEQWDTCNAIILSWLMNTVSTELLCGIAYASNAHLVWEDLRERFNKVNRGRIFQLHRAIATLSIGVDYVSCYFTKLKDLWIEYNAMVPKANSRDYFDHLEK